One Podospora pseudopauciseta strain CBS 411.78 chromosome 5 map unlocalized CBS411.78m_5, whole genome shotgun sequence DNA window includes the following coding sequences:
- a CDS encoding uncharacterized protein (EggNog:ENOG502S3YY), with protein MASNARYPRSNARRQSGNGNRGWMWQNKPSNSSNNSRDDEEDDCPPRPNNNKTYVSLISDDEDEEEEDGKTASQKRNVSYIDTPNNSPATKRIASSSVSRTDRTPFAAASTALPASGFRTPPAPFHQNDTVTQLAARVHETQDENEKLRLRMAKFGMITAEKDAEIASLRAIIEENRQTAAKNSSTGIGPVQQNPNGQQQASQGPAKPCTSCGGTDMLKREVADFTVNLAKARSTVVHQHDEIKELREEVKTNKAALAEERAAAAQYKISIDQLTLNLEAEQATVKNLHTTLAENQVTIDNLNQQLAAQSQELASKNQELDTQRQWCSTQGTELSEARATIADLKSQLAYKQHELEVARSQSEEDKTSMAELNIAIEDFKKQVANGQASLDNARTTLFVNGTIMQDLKDQVVATSKGDSSGGANKDKDKLPDLEAESLRVRLKDSEHEIETLKQRLDKAEKECEGFRTNYHKNQQEKENFGSNFKSVWEKEHEANTRVEGLEEELARQQRELVESEAELRQQQERVGECEARLEQQRQAFDQEKEMMETVIASLEDELTRLRSEAAPEMETLKATLQSVNEQLSRVQSERDEAVKDANGQRDMYQRQAGKLESSKKASDMSRAYVTSLKNQLATKGEQVAHLEEKVKDLEVELAACQNWAIEGEAQRVQAQEELQRHKAQDDKNLETIKQHEATIIQLDTEVAGQSQTIQTMQATIAELQAQLHPGNGPGNQAAMQAHIAHLESRIQQKDMELASAKEQLDRLFNQYNDLTHERAKLAESNKTLSAHINKLGAERDQVLHTLEATKAALLQAEDDADFFRRREKALEEGGDPEFAHMESEWAPKLRDAKAQHEEASRELERCRQKVEELQIQLQTVSRQKNETLQQLESSRGQLAKFQLTVEDLNSQLSKAAEGCMDPAVLSSLMETGSTIDPVVKDMLQKAREIQSAGDIPRKDGNGVSSMEPTAHVAIVLPMALRAEPFPDCKLKSLKKEGLYKMIRDLEAEHERIDDAIRALIMRVRAEKIKTAALEKEVRVWKAISTTKDMLIDQATARLLGSPHGAEIKDHADIGFDLDFNERSPKPELDVEMIDVMPPRKSLVMTFGPTRKGYQCWKGDDLPGYDRLDVDASKQDRLGYLTGKGKSIFKYLEDRGCPLHPEVPGPSPGPIMVSAPHSEASMDIDDEETGSRYTASEIASSPLRPLAPSLRSSSSHPSPASLPPVELGVARRGGASSIHYEPPSTPSNTQSYTSAVYPAPTSTPSHRGFPRGRYTASRFRPSSAPAFAGPSYPPRRTSAPTSTPQSWAAGDFVEQDDIDMEVLGSGFTMESIEQPEELKPEPPTNKGKGKERAGSGPAEGYGVD; from the exons ATGGCAAGCAACGCACGCTACCCGCGGAGTAACGCCCGCCGACAAAGTGGAAATGGAAACCGCGGATGGATGTGGCAGAACAAGccctccaacagcagcaacaacagccgtgatgacgaggaagacgatTGCCCCCCTCGACCCAACAACAATAAAACCTATGTCTCGCTCATttccgacgacgaagacgaggaggaggaggacggtaAGACCGCTTCCCAGAAAAGAAACGTTAGTTACATCgacacccccaacaacagtCCAGCCACGAAGAGAATTGCTTCCTCGTCTGTTTCCCGGACCGATCGAACTCCCTTCGCTGCTGCCAGCACTGCACTTCCTGCCAGTGGTTTTCGGACGCCTCCTGCCCCGTTTCACCAGAACGACACAGTTACCCAGCTGGCTGCACGGGTACATGAGACGCAAGATGAAAATGAgaagttgaggttgaggatggcTAAATTTGGGATGATCACGGCGGAGAAGGATGCAGAGATAGCCTCGCTCCGCGCGATCATTGAAGAGAACCGGCAAACGGCCGCGAAGAATTCTTCAACTGGTATCGGGCCGGTCCAGCAAAATCCCaatgggcagcagcaagcttCGCAAGGACCAGCTAAGCCATGCACCAGCTGCGGTGGTACCGATATGCTCAAGCGAGAGGTCGCCGACTTCACAGTCAATCTCGCCAAGGCGAGGAGCACTGTCGTCCACCAGCACGACGAGATCAAGGAACTTAGGGAGGAAGTCAAGACCAACAAGGCAGCTCTCGCTGAGGAGCGTGCTGCGGCAGCCCAGTACAAGATTAGTATCGACCAGCTTACTCTCAACCTGGAGGCTGAGCAAGCGACTGTCAAGAATCTCCACACCACCCTAGCCGAGAATCAGGTTACCATCGACAATTTGAACCAGCAGCTCGCCGCACAGAGTCAGGAGCTTGCCTCGAAAAACCAAGAGCTGGATACGCAGCGCCAATGGTGCTCTACCCAGGGCACAGAGCTTTCTGAAGCCCGAGCTACCATCGCGGATCTCAAGAGCCAACTCGCCTACAAACAACACGAGCTGGAAGTTGCCCGATCACAATCGGAGGAAGACAAGACCTCCATGGCTGAGCTCAACATTGCCATTGAAGACTTCAAAAAGCAAGTGGCTAACGGCCAGGCGTCCCTCGACAATGCTCGCACCACCCTCTTTGTCAACGGCACAATCATGCAGGATCTGAAAGACCAGGTCGTCGCTACCAGCAAGGGCGACAGCTCTGGAGGCGCaaacaaggacaaggacaagctTCCGGACCTTGAGGCAGAGTCACTGAGGGTCAGACTTAAAGACTCTGAGCACGAGATTGAGACTCTGAAGCAACGGCTcgacaaggctgagaaggagtgCGAGGGGTTCCGGACTAATTACCACAAAAACCAACAAGAAAAGGAGAATTTTGGAAGTAATTTCAAGTCTGTCTGGGAGAAGGAGCATGAGGCCAACACACGTGTCGaaggtttggaggaggaactGGCTCGTCAACAGCGGGAACTTGTTGAGTCTGAGGCTGAGTTgagacagcagcaagagaGGGTTGGTGAGTGTGAAGCGAGACTTGAACAACAGAGACAAGCCTTTGATCAAGAAAAGGAAATGATGGAGACCGTGATCGCGAGTCTCGAAGACGAGTTGACCCGCCTCAGGTCTGAAGCAGCACCCGAGATGGAGACACTGAAAGCCACTCTCCAGAGCGTCAATGAGCAGCTTTCTCGCGTTCAGTCGGAGAGAGACGAGGCTGTCAAAGATGCGAATGGGCAAAGAGACATGTACCAACGCCAGGCTGGCAAGCTTGAGTCGTCAAAAAAAGCATCTGACATGTCTCGCGCTTACGTCACATCGCTCAAGAACCAACTCGCCACCAAGGGTGAGCAAGTCGCCCATCTTGAAGAGAAAGTCAAAGATCTCGAAGTTGAACTCGCCGCCTGCCAAAACTGGGCGATTGAGGGCGAGGCGCAGAGGGTGCAAGCGCAGGAGGAGCTTCAGAGGCACAAGGCGCAGGATGACAAGAATCTGGAGACGATCAAGCAGCATGAGGCAACCATTATCCAGCTCGACACAGAAGTGGCTGGTCAGTCACAAACCATACAGACAATGCAAGCTACCATTGCCGAGCTCCAAGCCCAGCTACATCCCGGCAATGGACCCGGCAACCAAGCCGCTATGCAAGCCCATATCGCCCATCTCGAGAGTCGGATCCAGCAGAAAGATATGGAGTTGGCCTCAGCCAAGGAGCAACTCGACCGGCTCTTCAACCAATACAACGACCTCACTCACGAGAGGGCGAAACTGGCGGAGAGTAACAAGACATTGTCCGCGCATATTAACAAGCTAGGCGCGGAAAGGGACCAGGTGTTGCATACTCTCGAAGCAACCAAGGCCGCGCTGCTTCAGGCTGAAGACGACGCCGACTTTTTCAGAAGACGGGAGAAGGCTCTTGAGGAAGGGGGCGACCCGGAATTTGCGCACATGGAGAGCGAATGGGCGCCTAAACTTAGGGATGCCAAGGCTCAACATGAGGAGGCGTCCagggagttggagagatGTCGGCAGAAGGTTGAGGAGTTGCAGATACAGTTACAGACTGTCTCTCGGCAAAAGAACGAGACACTCCAGCAACTGGAATCCAGCAGAGGGCAGTTGGCTAAGTTTCAGCTCACCGTGGAAGACCTGAACAGCCAGTTGTCCAAGGCAGCGGAGGGCTGCATGGACCCAGCCGTGTTGTCCAGCTTAATGGAAACGGGGAGCACGATCGACCCAGTGGTCAAAGACATGCTGCAAAAGGCCAGAGAGATCCAGTCCGCTGGTGACATCCCCAGAAAAGATGGAAATGGAGTTTCTTCCAT GGAACCCACTGCACATGTGGCCATAGTCCTCCCCATGGCCCTCCGAGCTGAGCCGTTTCCAGATTGCAAACTCAAGTCTCTGAAGAAAGAAGGCCTCTACAAGATGATTAGAGACCTAGAAGCAGAGCACGAGAGGATTGATGACGCGATCCGGGCTCTCATCATGCGTGTCAGGGCTGAAAAGATCAAAACGGCggcgctggagaaggaggtgagggtgtggAAGGCAATCTCAACGACAAAGGACATGCTGATTGACCAAGCTACGGCACGGCTTCTTGGTTCCCCTCATGGAGCGGAGATCAAGGACCATGCCGACATTGGCTTCGACCTCGACTTTAACGAGCGGTCCCCGAAACCGGAACTCGACGTAGAAATGATTGATGTCATGCCTCCTCGAAAGTCGTTGGTGATGACATTTGGCCCAACCCGGAAGGGGTACCAGTGCTGGAAGGGCGACGACCTCCCTGGCTACGATCGTTTGGACGTCGACGCCAGCAAACAGGACCGGCTCGGATACCTGACCGGCAAGGGGAAAAGCATCTTCAAGTACCTCGAAGATCGTGGTTGCCCTCTGCATCCAGAGGTTCCTGGTCCGTCTCCTGGACCTATAATGGTCTCGGCTCCCCATTCTGAGGCCAGCATGGACATTGACGACGAAGAAACAGGTTCGCGCTACACCGCCAGTGAGATAGCCTCCTCTCCGCTCCGACCATTGGCACCTTCGTTGCGTTCGTCAAGCTctcacccctccccagctTCGCTACCACCTGTGGAATTGGGCGTTGCTCGCCGCGGTGGTGCTTCCTCCATCCATTATGAGCCACCAAGCACCCCGAGCAACACCCAATCCTACACCAGCGCAGTGTACCCTGCCCCGACCTCTACTCCATCCCATCGAGGGTTTCCAAGAGGGAGATACACCGCCAGCAGGTTCAGACCATCCTCCGCTCCGGCGTTCGCCGGACCAAGCTATCCTCCCCGTCGCACGTCTGCGCCCACTAGTACTCCTCAGAGTTGGGCTGCTGGTGATTTTGTCGAGCAAGACGACATCGATATGGAGGTCTTGGGGTCGGGTTTTACCATGGAGAGTATCGAACAGCCCGAGGAGCTAAAGCCAGAGCCTCCAACGAAcaaggggaaagggaaggagagggcgggGTCCGGACCGGCAGAGGGGTACGGGGTTGATTAA
- the PTR2_3 gene encoding peptide transporter ptr2 (EggNog:ENOG503NVVT; COG:E), which produces MADSATTAATCMAPVRDVHKKSTGITTIPKYEPSSEQVRETVNGLVLPTEEEKRTLRRVAGKMPNTCYLLCAVEFAERASYYGCNQVYKNFIRAPLPPDGNGTGATAPGSLYTAGALGQGSVVASAMTEAFKMMAYTLPVLFGWMADAKYGRFKMVCWGVGICGVAHVMMVLSSLPPVLMAGKAMVPFALSLYMLAIGAAQFKPNISPMVMDQSPHKVAHVIEQNGERVIVDPEASINSVMLWFYLLINIGACFGVPTTYLAKLVGYWAAYLIPTILYLMLPPLLWYLNPRLIKQQAGGSDLGNVFKVLADCLRHGGITSIGRSGFWNQGKPSVRLAAGSTKHYGYDDNFVDDVRRTFQACGIFAFTPIYYINGSGIGAAANALSASLDTKGLPNDLLDNLNSISIVIMVPVMNHLVYPFLQKRGISWGPISRMTFGFALCTVGSSGFAILQYYAYKTSPCGFNATTCADILPEGSVTVSQVSYLWYSIPVIVNAISEIFVNVTSYGIAYSRSPKNMKGLVSSLNLMMVGVSAAVGLASAPAIKDPNLIWVFAGPTMIGAVMTVLFYFTFHHIDKEEFVLSTGGELDGLDAEGKQGTGVFGEKDRV; this is translated from the exons ATGG CGGATAGCGCCACGACAGCTGCCACCTGTATGGCCCCGGTCCGAGACGTACACAAGAAGTCAACCGGGATCACAACAATCCCCAAATATGAGCCCTCTTCGGAACAGGTCAGAGAGACGGTCAACGGCCTGGTGCTGcccaccgaggaggagaagcggaCCTTGCGTCGCGTTGCCGGGAAGATGCCCAACACCTGCTACCTGCTCTGCGCTGTCGAATTCGCCGAACGCGCCTCTTACTACGGCTGCAATCAAGTCTACAAGAACTTCATCCGCGCGCCTCTTCCCCCTGATGGAAACGGCACTGGTGCCACGGCCCCTGGTTCGCTGTACACCGCCGGTGCGCTTGGTCAGGGTTCTGTTGTTGCCAGTGCCATGACCGAGGCCTTCAAGATGATGGCCTACACTCTGCCGGTGCTGTTCGGTTGGATGGCCGATGCCAAGTATGGCCGGTTCAAGATGGTTTGCTGGGGCGTGGGCATCTGCGGTGTCGCCCATGTCATGATGGTTTTGTCCTCACTCCCACCTGTTCTCATGGCGGGCAAGGCTATGGTCCCGTTTGCCCTGTCTTTGTACATGTTGGCCATCGGAGCTG CCCAGTTCAAACCCAACATCTCCCCAATGGTCATGGATCAAAGTCCACACAAGGTCGCACATGTGATTGAGCAGAACGGCGAGAGGGTCATCGTGGACCCCGAGGCTTCTATTAACAGCGTCATGCTGTGGTTCTATCTCCTGATCAATATTGGTGCTTGCTTCGGTGTTCCGACCACCTACCTCGCCAAGCTGGTCGGTTACTGGGCTGCGTACTTGATTCCCACAATCTTGTACCTGATGCTTCCCCCGCTCCTGTGGTACCTTAACCCCAGGCTCATCAAGCAACAGGCCGGCGGTTCGGATCTAGGCAACGTGTTCAAGGTCTTGGCCGACTGCCTTCGCCATGGTGGTATCACCAGCATCGGGCGTAGCGGGTTCTGGAACCAGGGCAAGCCAAGTGTGCGTCTTGCTGCTGGCAGCACAAAGCATTATGGGTATGACGACAACTTCGTGGACGACGTCCGTCGAACATTCCAGGCCTGCGGTATCTTTGCCTTTACGCCCATATACTACATCAACGGTAGTGGCATTGGCGCCGCAGCCAATGCCTTGTCTGCCAGTCTGGATACTAAGGGTCTTCCCAATGATCTGCTGGACAATCTCAATTCCATTAGTATTGTAATCA TGGTGCCGGTGATGAATCATCTCGTCTATCCCTTCCTGCAAAAGCGCGGAATTTCATGGGGGCCTATCAGCCGCATGACGTTTGGTTTCGCTCTCTGCACCGTGGGATCATCGGGcttcgccatcctccagTATTACGCCTACAAGACATCGCCGTGCGGGTTCAACGCCACGACATGCGCAGACATTCTCCCTGAGGGCTCGGTAACAGTCTCCCAGGTCTCATACCTGTGGTATTCCATCCCTGTCATCGTGAACGCCATCTCGGAGATCTTTGTCAATGTCACGTCGTATGGCATTGCGTACAGCCGGTCGCCCAAGAACATGAAGGGTCTCGTTTCGAGTCTCAACCTGATGATGGTTGGCGTGTCGGCAGCTGTTGGGTTGGCGTCTGCACCTGCAATCAAGGACCCGAACCTGATTTGGGTGTTTGCTGGTCCGACCATGATTGGGGCTGTGATGACGGTGCTTTTCTACTTTACCTTTCACCACATtgacaaggaggagtttgtgCTCAGCACGGGGGGTGAGCTGGATGGTCTGGATGCCGAGGGGAAGCAGGGGACTGGTGTGTTTGGTGAGAAGGACAGGGTTTGA
- a CDS encoding uncharacterized protein (COG:O; EggNog:ENOG503P13J), producing MAWRSSGTSNSELVENLWRNEMITHPEVKSAFLKVDRAHYAPRSPYEDCPQPIGHHATISAPHMHASAVEHLLPFIMPGEERPAPRVLDIGSGSGYLTHVLAELVGERGRVVGVEHIEPLKELGERNMKKSREGRELIEGGRVRFRVGDGRKGWRDEQEEGRKSWDAIHVGAAAVKVHEELLEQLASPGRMFIPVDDEDDPQGWGQHIWCVDKDEKGEVKKRKLFGVRYVPLTDAPKA from the coding sequence ATGGCCTGGCGCAGCTCGGGCACCTCCAACAGCGAGCTGGTCGAGAACCTCTGGCGCAACGAGATGATCACCCACCCCGAGGTGAAATCCGCTTTTTTAAAAGTTGACCGCGCGCATTATGCTCCCAGGTCCCCATATGAAGACTGTCCTCAGCCTATAGGGCACCACGCCACTATTTCAGCGCCGCACATGCACGCCTCTGCGGTGGAACACTTGCTGCCGTTTATAATGCCGGGCGAGGAGAGGCCGGCGCCGAGGGTGCTAGATATAGGGAGCGGATCGGGTTATTTGACTCATGTGCTTGCCGAgctggtgggggagagggggagggtggtgggggtggagcATATTGAGCCGTTAAAGGAGCTAGGGGAGAGGAATATGAAGAAgtcgagggaggggagggagttgattgagggggggagggttagGTTtagggttggggatgggaggaaggggtggagggatgagcaggaagaggggaggaagagttgGGATGCGATTCATGTGggcgcggcggcggtgaaGGTGCACGAGGAGTTGCTGGAGCAGTTGGCTAGTCCGGGGAGGATGTTTATTCctgtggatgatgaggatgatcCGCAGGGGTGGGGACAGCATATTTGGTGTGTGGAtaaggatgagaagggggaggtgaaaaAGAGGAAGTTGTTTGGGGTTAGGTATGTGCCTTTGACGGATGCACCGAAGGCTTGA
- a CDS encoding uncharacterized protein (COG:O; EggNog:ENOG503NW1W), which produces MTSRYERVNTRDEEDHHTPVSNASRPTYPIPNSPPPSFHSRASSIIGRDNGNRQNQDLDDAFGSDDEDAWDDEPDDRQRLVRDNTTPSATDAASITPATTATTAQTSAQASQPSRPVGQAPTTTRVYGGGIQSDGVFSNLAAKPERGEPEKEELPPSYEQAAADSAPPYWETTVLAPGLGGFDDVFIDGMPVGSIFSFLWNGFISMTLLVGFLLCYLLHTTHAAKNGAKAGLGIQLIQYGFMMQSAPPSGGRYDDDPTADSGFINPVDPNAHDFDPDNVQDQNGGGVDDFTGADWVSYLMMIIGWFVLIRAVSDYLKARRHEQLVLQSPDRGLGIPVIATGERPDTVV; this is translated from the exons AactcgccaccaccatcttttcACTCGAGAGCATCGTCAATAATCGGCAGAGACAACGGCAACCGCCAGAACCAGGATCTTGACGACGCATTTGGAagcgacgatgaggatgccTGGGATGACGAGCCGGATGATCGGCAGAGGCTGGTGCGCGACAATACAACACCAAGTGCGACCGACGCAGCCTCCATAACACCagcgacgacggcgacgacggCACAGACGAGTGCACAGGCTTCGCAACCGTCGAGGCCAGTTGGGCAGgcaccaacaacgacgaGGGTGTACGGCGGCGGAATCCAGTCGGATGGTGTCTTTTCGAACTTGGCGGCCAAGCCAGAGAGGGGAGAACCAGAGAAGGAAGAACTTCCACCT TCCTACGAACAGGCAGCAGCTGATTCTGCGCCCCCTTACTGGGAAACGACAGTCCTCGCCCCAGGGCTGGGCGGCTTTGACGACGTGTTTATCGACGGAATGCCTGTCGGTTCGATCTTCAGCTTCTTGTGGAACGGATTCATCTCGATGACCCTTCTCGTCGGTTTCCTGCTCTGCTACCTTCTACACACCACTCACGCGGCCAAAAACGGAGCGAAGGCCGGCTTGGGCATCCAACTCATTCAGTACGGCTTCATGATGCAGAGCGCACCACCATCTGGAGGCAGGTATGATGATGACCCGACTGCTGACAGCGGATTCATCAACCCTGTGGACCCGAACGCGCATGACTTTGACCCCGATAATGTGCAAGATCAGAACGGCGGTGGTGTAGACGATTTTACAGGCGCCGATTGGGTGTCGTACCTCATGATGATTATCGGTTGGTTTGTTCTCATTCGTGCTGTCAGCGACTACTTGAAGGCGAGGAGACATGAGCAGCTTGTGCTTCAGAGCCCTGACCGGGGTCTCGGTATTCCTGTTATTGCCACGGGCGAGCGTCCCGACACCGTTGTGTAG